The Candidatus Anaeroferrophillus wilburensis sequence CAGTCAGCGCTTTCACCGGAGCCACCAGACGACGTGAGATCCACAGCCCCATAAGCAAAGAAAGAGCGACCGCCATCAGAAAGCAGACAGTATCAATAAAACGGATTTTTTGAAACTGGCTTTGGATCGAATCACGGGTAATCAGCACCCGAGCCAGGCCGAGATTCTGCTTATGGGAAAAACCAGGGTCGCCAGTTAGATCTTCAAGATGGCTGATAAAAATTGGGCTAAAAAAACTGAGATTTTCTTGATGAACTACAGGTAATAATTTTTTTCCGCTACCTAGCAAAACACCATAGTTCATGATATCCACTGGGGAAATTTCAATAAAGTTTGTCCGCGGTTTAATTTTTTTAAACCACAGATTGCCGGTTCTATCATAGATTGCTATGCCGGCAACATCCCGGTGTTCCAAAACGGCTGCCAGAGGTTCCCGTAGCAGGAGTTTGTTTTCCGTATAAAGGCCAATGGCTGACGCTCTGGCCAGATATGAAGCCTGGATTTTTCCTGACTGATACAGCAAATCTTGAACAAAGCGCATGTTGAAATATCGATGAGTGAACAGGAAAGCCAATGAAAAAAG is a genomic window containing:
- a CDS encoding HAMP domain-containing protein; this encodes MNAIKKLTPRTLLAQILVGFTSSILLFSLAFLFTHRYFNMRFVQDLLYQSGKIQASYLARASAIGLYTENKLLLREPLAAVLEHRDVAGIAIYDRTGNLWFKKIKPRTNFIEISPVDIMNYGVLLGSGKKLLPVVHQENLSFFSPIFISHLEDLTGDPGFSHKQNLGLARVLITRDSIQSQFQKIRFIDTVCFLMAVALSLLMGLWISRRLVAPVKALTEGAKRAATGNLQVPVASYATGELAELTWSFNSMLEARQKYELLLARELNDNVELTDLSSQLIAHPDNLESIANLILEKAKKLTRSEHGYYGGPQKLDNVLSSESPV